Proteins from a genomic interval of Papaver somniferum cultivar HN1 chromosome 4, ASM357369v1, whole genome shotgun sequence:
- the LOC113272766 gene encoding uncharacterized protein LOC113272766, with amino-acid sequence MIDGQQQLRGQAQAQARQCRMPLNYIWNSAIPTKVSFLVWATAMNGLPTIDRLRRRGMAITNINCCLCHQEHESISHIFIQCEFAKKVWDHFLNLLEIRWRPPDSCMDFVVSWQLKFRTELREFLKFCLPFAIWQQIWEERNDRVFRNKEKTLERVIIQVKASLFSWARVHESFKHFKFVDFMHGWEVFK; translated from the coding sequence ATGATTGATGGACAACAACAGTTACGAGGACAAGCTCAAGCTCAAGCAAGACAATGCAGAATGCCGTTGAATTACATTTGGAATTCAGCCATCCCAACGAAAGTGTCATTTCTAGTTTGGGCTACAGCAATGAATGGATTACCAACTATTGATCGTTTACGTCGAAGAGGGATGGCAATCACAAACATTAACTGTTGTCTGTGTCATCAAGAACACGAATCAATTTCACACATCTTTATTCAATGTGAGTTTGCAAAGAAAGTGTGGGATCATTTCTTAAACTTGTTGGAAATTAGATGGAGGCCGCCAGATTCATGTATGGATTTCGTTGTGTCTTGGCAGTTGAAATTCAGGACCGAACTAAGGGAATTTCTTAAATTCTGTTTGCCCTTCGCCATATGGCAGCAAATCTGGGAGGAAAGGAACGATAGAGTTTTCCGCAACAAGGAAAAAACATTAGAAAGGGTTATTATTCAAGTGAAGGCTTCCTTATTCAGTTGGGCGAGAGTTCATGAATCCTTTAAGCATTTTAAGTTTGTGGATTTCATGCACGGTTGGGAGGTTTTTAAGTAG
- the LOC113276081 gene encoding glucose-1-phosphate adenylyltransferase large subunit 2, chloroplastic-like, translating into MKEQQQQKNMVEEYHHDMFPVEELEVSIGGCTRMIDVPVSNRISSGIRYTIYPYFVQLYLSFCYTTSNFRNDVNFEDGFIEVLATTQFSSFLQFAGRKRSEEQLMS; encoded by the exons ATgaaggagcagcagcagcaaaagaaCATGGTTGAAGAATATCATCACGACATGTTCCCTGTTGAGGAGCTTGAG GTTTCTATTGGAGGATGCACCAGGATGATTGATGTCCCAGTAAGTAATCGTATCAGCAGCGGCATAAGATATACAATATATCCTTACTTTGTTCAATTATATCTTTCCTTTTGCTACACCACTAGCAATTTCAGGAATGATGTGAattttgaagatggatttatAGAG GTTCTGGCTACGACTCAGTTTTCTTCCTTCCTTCAATTTGCTGGAAGGAAGCGGTCTGAGGAACAATTGATGTCGTGA